From the Nitrospinota bacterium genome, one window contains:
- a CDS encoding SLC13 family permease: MTDPKFKKQVAVLLGGLVVSLLILLMPQPEGMTVAGQRLLAVVVLMAIWWMGEGTSITVTALLPLVLFPLLGILSSKDVAPNYTNHLVFLFLGGFMIALAMEKWNFHKRIALVIISLIGTDLQRIVLGFMVAAAFLSMWISNTATTMMMLPVGMAVVRQIASEASLNGVRNAESEQAIQQSLGLVLMLGLAYAASIGGVGTLIGTPPNIVFAGFYKKLYPELVEISFFQWMVLAVPLVCVFLPIVWVYLCRFVAPIPLKQIEFGQNEPEIIKNELKALGKMNRAEKIIAVVFVSTALLWIFRKSITIGSLAIPGWSGFFARPELLHDATVAMAMGLLLLLLPLNFGKGMELQGKREYFVLDWDTVQKKVPWGILLLFGGGFALAAGFGKTGLDQWIGQQLTGVAALPLVGVILVVCLAITFLTELTSNTATTTMILPIIGATAVAASYHPLMLMIPATLSASFAFMLPVATPPNAIVYSSGWVTIPKMSRAGVVLNFLGAILVTTMVLLFVQKIFL; encoded by the coding sequence TTGACGGACCCCAAATTCAAAAAACAGGTCGCCGTTCTCCTTGGCGGGCTGGTCGTTTCCCTGCTCATATTGTTGATGCCTCAGCCGGAAGGTATGACGGTTGCCGGTCAGCGCCTGTTGGCCGTGGTGGTGTTGATGGCCATCTGGTGGATGGGGGAGGGCACGTCGATTACAGTGACGGCTCTTCTGCCCCTGGTTTTGTTTCCCCTGCTTGGCATCCTGTCCAGCAAGGACGTTGCCCCAAATTATACCAACCATCTGGTTTTTCTTTTCCTCGGCGGGTTCATGATTGCACTCGCGATGGAAAAGTGGAATTTTCACAAACGCATCGCATTGGTCATCATTTCCCTGATCGGCACAGACCTGCAGCGGATTGTTTTAGGGTTCATGGTGGCGGCGGCGTTTCTTTCCATGTGGATCTCCAACACGGCGACCACCATGATGATGTTGCCGGTGGGCATGGCGGTGGTGCGGCAGATCGCGTCCGAAGCTTCTTTGAACGGAGTACGCAATGCCGAGAGCGAACAGGCGATCCAGCAAAGCCTGGGCCTGGTGCTGATGCTGGGGCTGGCGTATGCGGCCAGTATTGGCGGAGTGGGAACCTTGATCGGCACGCCGCCCAATATCGTGTTTGCCGGGTTCTATAAAAAACTGTATCCCGAATTGGTTGAGATCAGTTTTTTTCAATGGATGGTGCTGGCGGTACCTCTCGTCTGCGTTTTTCTTCCGATAGTGTGGGTCTACCTGTGCCGTTTCGTAGCGCCCATTCCTCTAAAGCAGATTGAGTTTGGCCAGAACGAACCGGAAATTATCAAGAATGAACTCAAAGCTTTGGGAAAAATGAACAGGGCGGAAAAAATCATCGCCGTGGTTTTTGTGTCCACGGCCCTCCTGTGGATATTCAGAAAATCCATCACCATTGGTTCGTTGGCGATACCGGGGTGGTCCGGTTTTTTTGCAAGGCCGGAACTTTTGCACGATGCCACGGTGGCGATGGCAATGGGACTATTATTACTGCTTCTGCCTCTGAACTTCGGCAAAGGCATGGAACTACAGGGAAAGCGGGAATACTTCGTGCTCGATTGGGACACCGTGCAGAAGAAAGTCCCGTGGGGAATTCTCCTGCTGTTTGGCGGCGGGTTCGCGTTGGCGGCGGGGTTTGGGAAAACCGGGCTGGATCAATGGATAGGCCAACAGCTGACCGGAGTGGCCGCGCTCCCGCTTGTCGGTGTCATACTCGTCGTTTGTCTGGCGATCACGTTTCTCACCGAACTGACCTCCAACACGGCGACCACGACGATGATACTGCCTATCATTGGGGCGACTGCGGTGGCGGCAAGTTATCACCCTCTCATGCTGATGATTCCCGCGACCCTCTCCGCATCGTTTGCCTTCATGCTGCCTGTCGCTACGCCTCCGAATGCGATCGTCTACAGCTCTGGCTGGGTGACGATTCCCAAGATGTCGCGTGCTGGAGTGGTGCTGAATTTTTTAGGCGCGATTCTGGTCACGACGATGGTCTTGCTGTTCGTGCAGAAAATTTTTCTTTAA
- a CDS encoding CoB--CoM heterodisulfide reductase iron-sulfur subunit B family protein yields MKFALFTGCVSQGATRELMVSTKKAAEGLGIEFVEMKSAACCGAGVVGEKSQMLADTLNARTFAIAEKQGLDLVTICSTCQGVLKKTECNLKSDPEYMKKINHILSEGGHQYDGEKSRIKHFANILASDEGMKRLKERIKRPLTGLKVAAFYGCYVLRPSKLSDFDNPDNPTGMEDIFTALGATPVDYPSRTKCCGFPIVMMNKKASLDMAGNALIDAIESGADCVVTGCPLCHLNLDSYQPEIDKLLKKKYSIPILHLPQLVALALGYSPKELDMDKHIVSTLTVKRKLHPVS; encoded by the coding sequence ATGAAATTTGCTCTATTTACAGGTTGTGTTTCTCAAGGCGCCACGCGCGAATTGATGGTTTCCACCAAAAAAGCCGCAGAGGGACTGGGCATAGAATTTGTCGAAATGAAAAGTGCCGCTTGCTGTGGCGCGGGAGTGGTGGGCGAGAAAAGCCAGATGCTGGCCGATACACTCAATGCCCGCACCTTTGCCATTGCTGAAAAGCAGGGGCTGGATCTGGTCACCATCTGCTCGACCTGTCAGGGGGTCTTGAAAAAAACCGAATGCAATCTCAAGTCCGATCCGGAATATATGAAGAAGATCAACCATATCCTGAGCGAGGGCGGTCATCAGTACGATGGCGAAAAAAGCCGCATCAAGCATTTTGCCAATATTCTCGCCAGTGATGAGGGCATGAAACGGCTCAAGGAAAGGATCAAACGACCGCTGACCGGGTTGAAGGTGGCGGCGTTTTACGGTTGTTATGTTCTGCGCCCCTCAAAACTTTCCGATTTTGACAATCCGGACAACCCGACCGGAATGGAAGACATTTTCACGGCGCTTGGAGCCACTCCCGTCGATTACCCCAGCCGTACCAAGTGCTGTGGGTTTCCCATTGTCATGATGAACAAAAAAGCCTCTCTGGATATGGCGGGCAACGCTTTGATAGACGCCATCGAAAGCGGAGCCGATTGCGTGGTGACCGGGTGTCCCCTGTGTCACTTGAATCTGGATTCTTACCAGCCCGAAATTGATAAACTTCTAAAAAAGAAATATTCCATTCCCATTCTTCACCTTCCGCAACTCGTCGCTTTGGCCCTGGGGTACTCTCCCAAGGAGCTGGACATGGACAAGCACATCGTTTCGACCCTGACAGTCAAAAGAAAACTTCATCCGGTCAGCTAG
- the sdhB gene encoding succinate dehydrogenase iron-sulfur subunit, translating to MATFRIKRYNPEKKPEPYYEDFQLDIPKGATLLDCINQIKWTQDGSLSYRMSCRSAICGSCGMKANGRALLACQKQATSLLDKNDTITIEPLGNLKPIKDLVVDFQPFWDKINKVTPYLQTSKQPPEKERLQSPEQFRLIDDSSTCIMCGNCYSDCNVLEVDDNFLGPAALAKAQRFVGDSRDEATLERVTALSEPGGIWDCTHCGECVERCPKPAQPFYRIKEVMAVALEKGVHNNNGARHALSFVKSVKSSGRLNENMIPVESMGYFNFKGLLELVPIGIRMLLKRKIPPIIHKSIEDVKDVKRIFKELGQ from the coding sequence ATGGCTACCTTCAGGATCAAACGATATAATCCGGAAAAAAAACCGGAACCTTATTACGAAGATTTTCAACTGGATATTCCCAAAGGGGCGACGCTTTTAGACTGCATCAACCAGATCAAATGGACTCAGGACGGTAGTTTGAGTTACCGGATGTCCTGTCGCAGTGCCATTTGCGGGTCCTGCGGCATGAAGGCCAATGGTCGCGCCCTACTGGCTTGCCAGAAGCAGGCGACCAGTCTGTTGGACAAAAATGACACGATAACGATTGAGCCTTTGGGGAATTTGAAGCCGATCAAGGATCTGGTGGTTGATTTTCAACCGTTCTGGGACAAGATCAACAAGGTCACCCCCTATTTGCAGACCAGCAAACAACCACCTGAAAAAGAGAGATTGCAGTCTCCCGAGCAATTCCGCCTGATCGACGATTCCAGCACCTGCATCATGTGCGGCAATTGTTATTCTGACTGCAATGTGCTGGAGGTGGACGATAATTTTCTGGGACCGGCGGCATTGGCCAAGGCCCAGCGTTTTGTGGGCGACTCGCGTGATGAAGCAACTCTGGAGCGAGTGACGGCATTGAGCGAGCCGGGTGGCATCTGGGACTGCACACACTGCGGGGAATGTGTGGAGCGTTGCCCCAAACCGGCACAACCTTTTTACCGCATCAAGGAAGTCATGGCGGTGGCGCTGGAGAAGGGCGTCCATAATAATAATGGTGCGCGTCATGCGCTGTCATTTGTAAAATCCGTCAAGAGCAGTGGTCGGCTCAACGAAAACATGATTCCAGTGGAATCTATGGGATATTTTAATTTCAAGGGATTGCTGGAGTTGGTTCCCATTGGAATACGAATGTTGCTGAAACGCAAGATTCCTCCAATCATCCATAAGTCAATTGAAGATGTTAAGGACGTGAAGCGTATTTTCAAGGAACTGGGTCAATGA